In Nonlabens agnitus, the DNA window ACTTCAGGGTTTATTGTTTTATTAGGACTACCGTGACATTGCAAGCACATAGAATTTGTAATTATGGGATAATAAAAAACATGGCGCCCGTTCTCGAGTTTTGTTATAGGCAGATAGTCTTCGCCATTCGCAACTGCTTTTTTAAACTGTTCAATAACCTTTAACTCTTTATCGTTAGCTGCGTTCTGCGGATTTCTAGCTTTGTCACTCACCCTTCTTATTCTAGCATTCTGAGCGGTTGCCATGCTGTCTGTCAAGGGATAGGCGCGTGCGTTACAAAATAAAACTGCCTCAAGAGTTCCTTTTTTTTGGATGGTGCCCATTAGATTTTTACCTAGTTCCTTTTTGGTGTTTAAAGCATATTCCATCCCTTTTTCTGTTGGTGTTTTCTTTTGGTCCCTATTAATAGCACCTACTTTTATTCCGTCATTATGATAATTCATTTTGCCCTTGCCATCTTTTAAATGCTCTTTGAACCACTCTGGCTCGTCGACCTTGTAATCGTACATGTAATTTGCAATCGCGCGGATTTCATTCTCTTCAAATGACTGATAGGGCATTAAGCCAAAACGTCTAATGGCACCTTTCATTTTTGATTTTTCCTGACTAGGTTGCTGCACAAAATTCCAGATAGCATTTGCAAACTGTTCTTT includes these proteins:
- a CDS encoding Tll0287-like domain-containing protein translates to MKYFIILFSLILLNSCHQKQKSSYQSLTTVDTNKGPVNDGKLLMEQKCYSCHNSSTDHKERIASPMVAIKSHYLNDSTTKEQFANAIWNFVQQPSQEKSKMKGAIRRFGLMPYQSFEENEIRAIANYMYDYKVDEPEWFKEHLKDGKGKMNYHNDGIKVGAINRDQKKTPTEKGMEYALNTKKELGKNLMGTIQKKGTLEAVLFCNARAYPLTDSMATAQNARIRRVSDKARNPQNAANDKELKVIEQFKKAVANGEDYLPITKLENGRHVFYYPIITNSMCLQCHGSPNKTINPEVIATIRNLYPNDKAMGYDINEVRGIWAIDFDNTNAK